The Pieris rapae chromosome 16, ilPieRapa1.1, whole genome shotgun sequence genome includes a region encoding these proteins:
- the LOC110998069 gene encoding uncharacterized protein LOC110998069 produces MASFHERQKSLFNTLKDAEDQYSFSKSNKVTRNQDYGEIDKHQYRKLKREMKQFRGKESIYKRTESSLKDCLQRGRIPDYMKNPQKWSYYSLSDVTPDQMSDSTNAATALAFIQEMEQRKESFSTITDETGAVFKKPTFQISKTIKPKVEEETKIVFKSSKIIMPEYVVGVSKAAKSPKKLRIKKPESTNTIELKLNHLYDDDNEDIE; encoded by the coding sequence atggCATCATTTCATGAGAGGCaaaaaagtttgtttaatactttaaaagatGCTGAAGATCAGTATAGTTTCTCTAAATCAAACAAAGTCACTAGAAATCAGGACTATGGGGAAATAGATAAGCATCAGTATAGAAAGTTGAAACGAGAAATGAAACAGTTCAGAGGCAAAGAGAGTATATACAAACGCACAGAATCTAGTTTAAAAGATTGTTTACAAAGAGGAAGAATACCTGATTATATGAAGAATCCACAAAAGTGGTCCTATTATTCACTTTCTGATGTTACACCAGATCAAATGTCAGATTCCACAAATGCAGCAACTGCTCTTGCCTTTATTCAAGAAATGGAGCAAAGGAAAGAATCATTTTCTACCATTACAGATGAAACTGGAGCAGTCTTCAAAAAACCTAcatttcaaatatcaaaaacaattaagCCTAAGGTAgaagaagaaactaaaattgttttcaaaagTAGTAAGATTATAATGCCAGAGTATGTTGTTGGTGTCAGTAAGGCAGCAAAGAGTCCTAAGAAATTACGAATTAAGAAACCTGAATCAACAAACActattgaattaaaacttaaCCACCTTTATGATGATGATAATGAAGATATTGAATAA
- the LOC110998103 gene encoding uncharacterized protein LOC110998103, giving the protein MTVVVNPARTEEEDIGSPIPPHSHPLDLPLASTPDDPMISPQYVDYISPTSDIIENDSIENSPESPPNLYDDETQSDIVFVAGINDDTYRFPGHRRVLAATSPVFAALLSAKTDVIVVDYIDHRGFENLLRYYYCEPTQLTTVHTARSTLDAAYKFLCPQLTERCARKLDEMLDAEVALDIIRDLRFLCARLPGAASAPPLPALTDDRAARSLAQCASWCDMLAHNTLLVLDDNADEALQHEKLEDLTYEDLALIVKRDTLRVSNELILIEALSRWSTSICKKYKRELTPANKRAALGELSYCPRYLLLQGDELERAFGFELLEPMERALVLARARKLSAPIPVGAHQENLLRRWARPRPKDPAAAPVKLSPRSEPEPEELQPTKLCGRRPKRLKHPKYQIEDPNLYNTYKKQKGCCAKFTDGLIRAFICLFD; this is encoded by the coding sequence ATGACTGTAGTTGTGAATCCAGCGAGGACGGAGGAGGAAGACATCGGATCTCCTATTCCCCCTCACTCTCACCCATTGGATTTACCCTTGGCTTCAACACCTGATGATCCTATGATCAGTCCTCAATATGTCGATTACATCAGTCCCACTTCTGATATAATAGAAAATGACAGCATAGAAAATTCTCCTGAATCTCCGCCTAACTTAtacgatgatgaaactcagagTGACATTGTATTTGTAGCTGGTATAAATGACGACACATATCGCTTCCCCGGCCATCGGCGAGTCCTGGCTGCAACCAGTCCTGTCTTCGCAGCTCTACTATCAGCTAAAACCGACGTAATAGTGGTCGATTATATTGATCACAGGGGATTTGAGAATCTACTCAGATACTATTATTGTGAGCCCACACAACTAACAACTGTACACACAGCTAGATCAACCCTCGATGCTGCTTACAAGTTTTTATGTCCTCAACTTACTGAACGATGTGCACGCAAGTTAGACGAAATGTTGGACGCAGAAGTAGCACTGGACATTATACGAGACTTACGATTCTTGTGTGCTAGATTGCCTGGTGCCGCTTCTGCGCCACCCTTGCCTGCCTTGACGGATGATAGAGCAGCTCGATCGCTCGCCCAATGTGCGAGCTGGTGTGACATGTTAGCGCATAACACTCTCCTTGTATTGGACGATAATGCTGATGAGGCACTACAACATGAGAAGCTCGAAGATCTCACATATGAAGACCTCGCGTTGATTGTTAAACGAGACACTTTGAGAGTATCGAATGAACTTATTCTGATAGAAGCATTATCACGCTGGAGTACATCTATTTGCAAGAAATACAAACGAGAGTTGACGCCTGCCAATAAACGAGCCGCATTAGGAGAGCTGTCATATTGTCCTCGATACCTGCTACTTCAGGGCGATGAATTGGAACGCGCATTTGGATTTGAGTTGTTAGAGCCAATGGAAAGAGCTCTGGTATTGGCACGAGCGAGGAAATTATCAGCACCAATTCCTGTCGGAGCACATCAGGAGAATCTACTTCGCCGTTGGGCCCGACCGCGACCAAAGGATCCGGCGGCAGCCCCCGTGAAGCTTAGTCCACGTTCTGAACCAGAGCCTGAAGAATTACAACCCACAAAGCTCTGTGGTCGACGCCCGAAACGTCTTAAACACCCAAAATACCAAATAGAGGATCCAAACCTTtacaatacttataaaaaacaaaaagggTGTTGCGCTAAATTTACTGATGGATTAATCCGagcatttatttgtttattcgaTTGA